A region from the Lolium perenne isolate Kyuss_39 chromosome 4, Kyuss_2.0, whole genome shotgun sequence genome encodes:
- the LOC127332493 gene encoding probable 6-phosphogluconolactonase 1: MEMVAPYEPKKNSEIRIFESSDDMATDLAEYISQVSEISVKERGYFTIALSGGYLVNLMRKLCEAPYSKTLDWSKWYVFWADERAVAKNHVESNYKLTKEGFLSKVPILNGHVYSINDNATVEDAATEYEFVIRQLVKIRTIGVSESNDCPKFDLILLGIGSDGHVASLFPKHPALELKDDWVTYITDSPEPPPERITFTLPVINSASNIAIVATGEDKAKALHFAISDSCEGPDALSIPARMVQPTDGKLVWFLDEAAASSLMAKSNDFDHQGF, from the exons ATGGAAATGGTGGCACCCTATGAACCCAAGAAGAACAGTGAAATTAGGATATTTGAGAGTTCAGACGATATGGCAACAGATCTGGCCGAGTACATTTCACAAGTTTCAGAAATTTCTGTGAAGGAAAGAGGATACTTCACTATTGCTCTATCTGGAGGGTACCTTGTCAATCTAATGCG AAAACTCTGTGAAGCACCATACAGTAAGACCCTGGATTGGTCTAAATGGTATGTCTTCTGGGCTGACGAACGCGCTGTAGCAAAGAACCATGTGGAGAGTAACTATAAATTAACAAAGGAAGGATTTCTCTCGAAG GTGCCCATCCTTAATGGTCATGTCTATTCCATCAATGACAATGCCACGGTAGAGGATGCAGCAACGGAATATGAATTTGTTATCCGGCAGTTGGTCAAGATTCGGACAATTGGAGTGTCAGAGAGCAATGACTGCCCCAAGTTCGACCTCATTCTTCTCGGAATCGGTTCTGATGGACATGTAGCCTCACTGTTCCCTAAACATCCAGCCCTCGAGCTGAAAGATGACTGGGTCACCTACATTACCGACTCCCCAGAGCCTCCACCAGAAAGGATTACCTTCACTCTTCCTGTGATTAACTCAGCATCAAACATCGCTATAGTCGCCACTGGGGAAGACAAGGCAAAGGCTCTGCATTTTGCAATTTCTGACAGTTGTGAGGGTCCAGATGCATTGTCGATACCCGCTAGAATGGTTCAGCCAACAGACGGGAAGTTGGTGTGGTTTCTGGACGAGGCGGCTGCCTCATCTCTGATGGCTAAGAGCAATGATTTTGACCATCAGGGGTTCTAA